The proteins below are encoded in one region of Oncorhynchus tshawytscha isolate Ot180627B linkage group LG04, Otsh_v2.0, whole genome shotgun sequence:
- the LOC112248880 gene encoding heparan sulfate glucosamine 3-O-sulfotransferase 1, translating to MLWTVLLALLVLLLLQTQLCVCLRVLRVAGYSSPSSSPSRNATKQRLPGAIIIGVRKGGTRALLEMLNLHPDVEVAKAEVHYFNVEEHYRRGLAWYRAQMPFTLPGQVTVEKTPGYFSSPQVPQRVWEMNPAVRLLLIVRDPAERLVSDYTQVLHNRVTRHKPYKSLEELLLRQGHIDPAYKALQRSLYHQHLDRWLEVFPREQVHVVDGEALIRDPFPELRRAERFLDLLPRITPSNFYFNTTKGFYCLLSAGGHDKCLDESKGRPHAPLSSRAFRKLCRYFKEPNRLFFEMVGRSFSWC from the exons ATGCTGTGGACTGTTCTCCTAGCCCTGCTGGTTCTCCTCCTGCTGCAGACCCAGCTATGTGTCTGTCTACGGGTGCTCAGAGTTGCTGGCTATTCttccccctcatcctccccctctcgtAATGCCACCAAGCAGCGACTACCTGGAGCCATCATCATCGGCGTGCGTAAAGGTGGCACCAGGGCCCTCCTGGAGATGCTCAACCTCCATCCGGACGTAGAGGTGGCCAAGGCTGAG GTGCACTACTTCAACGTGGAAGAGCACTACCGGCGTGGGCTGGCGTGGTATCGTGCCCAGATGCCCTTCACCCTGCCTGGGCAAGTGACGGTGGAGAAAACCCCTGGCTACTTTTCCTCTCCCCAGGTCCCTCAGCGGGTCTGGGAGATGAACCCTGCTGTCCGACTCCTGCTGATCGTCCGGGACCCCGCTGAGCGCCTCGTCTCCGACTACACCCAGGTTCTCCATAATAGGGTGACCCGCCACAAGCCCTACAAGTCTCTAG AAGAGCTGCTGCTCCGCCAGGGCCACATTGACCCGGCCTACAAAGCCCTGCAGAGGAGTCTGTACCACCAACACCTGGACCGCTGGCTGGAAGTCTTCCCCAGGGAGCAGGTCCATGTGGTGGACGGAGAGGCCCTCATCAGAGACCCCTTCCCAGAGCTCCGGAGGGCGGAGAG GTTCCTGGACCTGCTGCCCCGCATCACTCCCTCCAACTTCTACTTCAACACAACTAAAGGTTTCTACTGCCTCCTCTCTGCTGGGGGCCATGACAAGTGTCTGGATGAGTCCAAGGGGAGGCCCCACGCTCCTCTCAGCTCCCGGGCCTTCAGGAAGCTCTGCCGATACTTCAAAGAACCCAACCGCCTGTTCTTTGAAATGGTGGGACGTTCCTTCTCCTGGTGCTGA